The following are from one region of the Geoalkalibacter subterraneus genome:
- a CDS encoding glycosyltransferase, producing the protein MKKIANVVLNDFTNDSRVLKISKSLLHFGYDPTVVAMHNIGLSEHDSIQGVKTHRLKLISRPWPKWRPIQILKYVEFVFRAVWRYRNVDIVHCNDLNALPIGVLIKILNKNVKIVYDCHEYETEMDGLSGFEKFVKKVMERLFIPFTAKITTVSNSIANEYVKLYKIFKPGLVLNCPAYYEQPKNNIFRDTLGIRSDQVIFLYQGGLKGGRGIELLLESFSGFESDKNVLVCMGYGPLENLIQKKTEQHNTIFFYPAVSPDVLLNYTSSADYGILFYEDTCLNHRYCSPNKIFEYLMAGLPVLTSNLFEMKRLVETEGVGIVAQENTVEGFRKAVEASLKQNYTAIQQNVFAARKKYCWEEQEKVLKGIYSALHKSI; encoded by the coding sequence ATGAAAAAAATTGCTAACGTTGTTTTGAATGACTTCACCAATGACAGTCGAGTCCTGAAGATATCCAAATCTCTTTTACATTTTGGATATGACCCTACTGTAGTCGCAATGCATAATATTGGGCTGTCAGAGCATGATTCTATTCAAGGTGTTAAAACCCACCGCCTTAAGTTGATTTCGCGCCCTTGGCCCAAGTGGAGGCCAATTCAGATTTTAAAATATGTTGAATTCGTGTTTCGAGCAGTATGGAGATATAGGAATGTTGATATCGTCCATTGCAATGACCTTAATGCACTACCTATTGGTGTTCTGATAAAAATCTTGAACAAAAATGTAAAAATTGTCTATGACTGTCATGAGTATGAAACTGAAATGGATGGCCTTAGCGGCTTTGAAAAATTTGTAAAAAAAGTGATGGAGCGCCTTTTTATTCCTTTCACAGCAAAAATCACCACAGTAAGCAATTCTATTGCTAATGAGTATGTCAAACTTTATAAAATATTTAAGCCGGGGTTGGTATTGAATTGTCCCGCTTATTATGAACAGCCAAAAAATAATATTTTTAGAGATACTTTAGGTATCCGGTCGGACCAGGTGATATTTTTATATCAAGGTGGTCTAAAAGGTGGCCGTGGCATTGAACTGTTGCTGGAATCCTTTTCAGGTTTTGAATCGGATAAAAACGTATTAGTGTGCATGGGCTATGGACCGCTTGAAAACCTAATTCAAAAAAAAACAGAACAGCACAATACTATTTTTTTCTATCCTGCAGTTAGCCCTGATGTGCTCTTGAATTATACTAGTTCGGCTGATTATGGGATTTTGTTTTATGAAGATACTTGCCTAAATCATCGTTATTGTTCGCCTAATAAGATATTTGAATATTTGATGGCAGGTTTGCCTGTATTAACCTCCAATCTGTTTGAGATGAAGCGTTTGGTAGAAACAGAGGGCGTGGGCATTGTTGCGCAAGAAAACACAGTGGAAGGCTTTAGGAAAGCCGTTGAGGCCTCTCTAAAACAAAATTACACAGCCATTCAGCAGAATGTTTTCGCCGCCCGAAAAAAATATTGCTGGGAAGAGCAGGAGAAAGTTTTAAAAGGAATCTATAGTGCTCTACACAAAAGTATATAA
- a CDS encoding glycosyltransferase family 4 protein — protein sequence MIHIVHLTSVHSRYDTRIFLKECTSLADQGFTVSLVVADGNGDEACDGVHFYDVGASKGRLDRIRNAPARVYKKALELNADLYHLHDPELIPIGIKLKHAGKKVIFDSHEDVPRQLLSKHYLNKTALKIISKIYAIYEKWTSRKLDGIIAATPFIRDKFLPINPVTVDINNFPLLPELESQTSWDDKQPEVCYVGGIAKIRGIHEVVDAMGLVQSDFTLNLCGQFGNPTTEDAVKNSPGWKRVKAHGFVNRAGVRDVLSRSVAGVVTFHPLPNHLDAQPNKMFEYMSAGIPVIASDFPLWRQIIEGNQCGLLVDPLDAKSIAEAIDYLVMHPEEARKMGENGRRAIEDKYNWQAEEKKLLDFYQQILKG from the coding sequence ATGATCCATATTGTTCACCTAACTTCTGTTCACAGCCGCTATGACACGCGTATTTTTTTGAAAGAGTGCACGTCGCTGGCTGACCAAGGTTTTACCGTTTCCTTGGTGGTAGCCGATGGTAATGGTGATGAAGCATGTGATGGCGTGCATTTTTATGATGTTGGCGCCTCTAAGGGTCGACTGGATCGTATCCGCAATGCACCTGCGCGTGTCTATAAAAAAGCATTGGAGCTTAATGCCGATCTTTATCATTTGCACGACCCTGAGTTGATTCCCATAGGTATAAAACTGAAACACGCAGGTAAAAAGGTGATCTTCGATTCGCACGAGGATGTTCCGCGGCAACTGTTGAGTAAGCACTACCTGAATAAAACAGCTCTTAAAATCATTTCAAAGATTTATGCCATATATGAAAAGTGGACCTCTCGCAAGCTGGATGGCATTATTGCCGCGACACCATTTATTCGTGACAAGTTTTTGCCTATAAATCCTGTAACCGTTGATATCAACAACTTTCCTCTGTTGCCTGAACTTGAGAGCCAGACCTCTTGGGACGATAAGCAACCGGAAGTGTGTTATGTCGGAGGAATTGCAAAGATTCGAGGAATACATGAGGTGGTCGATGCCATGGGGTTGGTGCAATCAGATTTCACCCTGAACCTTTGTGGTCAGTTTGGTAACCCCACCACTGAGGATGCTGTCAAAAATTCTCCTGGCTGGAAAAGGGTAAAAGCCCATGGTTTTGTCAATCGTGCCGGTGTGCGAGATGTTTTATCGCGTTCGGTTGCCGGGGTTGTCACTTTTCATCCATTGCCAAATCACCTCGATGCTCAGCCTAATAAAATGTTTGAGTACATGAGTGCAGGAATTCCTGTCATTGCTTCTGATTTTCCTTTATGGCGTCAGATTATCGAAGGTAATCAATGTGGGTTGTTGGTTGACCCCCTTGATGCCAAATCTATAGCCGAGGCCATTGATTATCTGGTAATGCACCCAGAAGAAGCGCGGAAAATGGGAGAAAATGGCCGACGCGCGATAGAAGACAAATACAACTGGCAGGCTGAAGAGAAAAAACTTTTGGATTTTTACCAACAAATTTTGAAGGGATAG
- a CDS encoding type II toxin-antitoxin system RelE family toxin produces MSYRLVYTHRAFKDIQKLEPQVKTRIGKALLRFEADPLGHAKPLTNAELGTYRFRVGDYRVIFDIEGEDIVVLRVGHRRHIYRR; encoded by the coding sequence GTGAGCTACCGGCTTGTTTACACCCACCGAGCTTTTAAGGATATTCAAAAACTTGAGCCGCAGGTAAAAACCCGCATTGGCAAAGCCCTTTTGCGGTTCGAAGCTGATCCTTTGGGGCATGCCAAGCCGTTAACCAATGCTGAGCTCGGAACCTATCGGTTCAGGGTGGGTGATTATCGGGTTATTTTTGACATCGAGGGTGAAGACATTGTCGTCTTGCGCGTAGGGCATAGACGGCATATCTATAGAAGATAG
- a CDS encoding HEPN domain-containing protein, producing the protein MNAIKDDLTKGWLIKAKRDLLSARQLAQGPAPLLDTAAYHCQQAGEKAIKGFLVFHDIRFEKTHDLDVLISQAAEIETGFLACRQAGRILTPLAVAFRYPGDYIEPELEEYQEAFSAAQEIYHLVTDLLPERLNA; encoded by the coding sequence ATGAACGCCATTAAGGACGATCTCACAAAGGGCTGGCTCATTAAGGCCAAAAGGGACCTCCTTTCAGCGCGGCAATTGGCGCAGGGTCCTGCACCTTTGCTGGACACCGCTGCTTATCATTGCCAGCAGGCGGGCGAGAAAGCCATCAAGGGATTTCTCGTCTTTCACGATATTCGTTTTGAAAAAACTCACGATCTGGATGTGCTGATATCCCAGGCCGCTGAAATCGAGACGGGGTTTCTTGCCTGTCGTCAGGCAGGACGAATCCTGACCCCATTAGCTGTCGCCTTTCGTTATCCGGGTGATTATATTGAGCCAGAATTGGAGGAGTACCAGGAGGCTTTTTCTGCAGCGCAGGAAATCTACCATCTTGTTACAGATTTGCTACCCGAGCGGCTGAACGCATAA
- a CDS encoding acyltransferase — MKKIAQSAFVHESSYIDDNVSIGANTKIWHFCHVLPECEIGDGCSFGQNCMVGPRVRIGNNVKVQNNISIYEGVEIEDDVFLGPSCVLTNVTNPRSQVLRRSLYEKTLLRRGCSIGANATIVCGITVGRYAFIGAGAVVHADVPDYALMLGVPAKQKGWMSRHGHVLKGSNQNGVMVCPESGLRYQELQGRLRCLDVAEDEPLPQDLSVGQSSYSEYKKDKK; from the coding sequence ATGAAAAAAATAGCACAGAGCGCTTTCGTTCACGAATCCTCTTACATTGATGATAATGTGTCTATCGGCGCCAATACCAAAATCTGGCATTTTTGTCATGTGCTCCCGGAATGTGAAATTGGCGATGGCTGCTCTTTTGGGCAGAACTGCATGGTGGGGCCGCGGGTAAGGATCGGTAATAATGTCAAAGTTCAGAACAACATCTCCATCTATGAAGGAGTGGAGATCGAGGACGATGTTTTTCTCGGCCCCTCCTGCGTTTTGACCAATGTCACCAACCCGCGCTCGCAGGTCCTTCGCCGTTCTCTGTACGAAAAAACCCTGCTGAGGCGTGGATGCTCCATCGGCGCAAACGCTACGATCGTTTGCGGTATAACTGTCGGCCGTTACGCCTTTATTGGCGCGGGTGCCGTGGTTCATGCCGATGTTCCCGACTATGCCCTTATGCTGGGCGTTCCGGCAAAGCAAAAGGGCTGGATGAGCCGCCATGGGCACGTCCTGAAAGGTTCCAATCAGAATGGCGTCATGGTTTGCCCGGAAAGCGGTCTGCGCTACCAGGAACTGCAAGGTCGGCTGCGTTGCCTGGATGTTGCTGAGGATGAGCCGTTGCCGCAAGATCTGTCAGTTGGCCAAAGTTCCTACAGTGAATATAAGAAGGACAAAAAATGA
- a CDS encoding Gfo/Idh/MocA family protein, with protein MSQKNFAMIGAGGYIAPRHMKAIKDTGHNLVAAVDKSDSVGIMDSFFPQANFFIEFERFDRHVEKLRRENAGKEVSYVSICSPNYLHDAHIRFALRTHADAICEKPLVLNPWNIDALQEIEQESGRKVNTILQLRLHPSIIALKKSVEDQLKTNPGKIFDVDLTYLTSRGRWYHISWKGDEHKSGGVATNIGVHFFDMLAYVFGPVQKNVCHIRNPDVAAGYLELEHARVRWFLSVSAEYLPEIATANGQTTFRSITVDGDDFEFSGGFTDLHTRSYEEILAGNGFGMEEVRDCIQIVHDFRHFEPVGPTGDYHPFCRKVEK; from the coding sequence ATGAGTCAAAAAAACTTCGCCATGATAGGGGCCGGCGGCTATATTGCCCCTCGCCACATGAAAGCGATCAAGGATACCGGTCATAATCTGGTCGCTGCAGTTGATAAGAGTGATTCTGTTGGGATCATGGATTCATTCTTCCCGCAAGCCAACTTTTTTATAGAGTTTGAGCGCTTCGATCGTCATGTTGAAAAGTTGCGCAGGGAAAATGCCGGCAAAGAGGTCAGCTATGTCAGCATCTGCTCGCCCAATTACCTGCACGATGCGCATATTCGCTTCGCTCTGCGAACGCATGCCGACGCAATCTGTGAAAAGCCTTTGGTGCTGAACCCCTGGAATATCGATGCCCTGCAGGAGATCGAGCAGGAAAGCGGCCGGAAAGTTAATACTATCCTGCAGTTGCGGCTTCATCCCAGCATTATTGCCCTGAAGAAGTCTGTGGAAGACCAGTTGAAGACCAACCCCGGCAAAATTTTCGATGTCGATCTCACATACCTTACTTCAAGAGGACGCTGGTACCATATCAGTTGGAAAGGGGATGAGCACAAATCAGGTGGCGTTGCCACCAATATCGGTGTTCATTTCTTCGATATGCTCGCTTATGTCTTTGGCCCCGTGCAGAAAAATGTCTGCCATATCCGCAACCCCGACGTGGCTGCAGGCTACCTTGAGCTTGAACATGCCCGCGTGCGGTGGTTTTTAAGTGTAAGTGCTGAGTATCTTCCGGAGATTGCAACGGCCAACGGACAGACCACCTTCCGCTCTATTACCGTTGATGGAGATGACTTTGAATTTTCCGGCGGGTTTACTGATCTGCATACCCGCAGTTACGAAGAGATCCTTGCCGGAAACGGGTTTGGTATGGAAGAAGTGCGCGATTGTATCCAGATAGTGCATGACTTTCGTCATTTTGAACCTGTAGGACCGACTGGTGATTACCATCCGTTCTGCCGAAAGGTCGAAAAATGA
- a CDS encoding DegT/DnrJ/EryC1/StrS family aminotransferase yields MTDIPFVDLKTQQDRIRPQIDAAIKRVLDHGQYIMGPEVFELEEKLASFTGAKHCISCASGTDALLMALMSLGIGPGDEVITSPFTFVATGEVISLVGATPVFVDIDPRTFNIDPSKIAAVITENTRAIIPVSLFGLPADMDAIAEAVAPHPITVIEDAAQSFGATYKGRKSCNLSTLACTSFFPAKPLGCYGDGGAVFTSDDTLAETLRSIRIHGKGGDKYDNVRIGINGRLDTLQAAILLPKLDIFPDEIGARQKAAATYKQLLADLIDQRSTINNQRVLAPFIPDDHTSAWAQYSVLTASKEKRDNLQKHLAKAGVPTAVYYPKPLHLQTAYAGLGYKAGNFPVAENVAQRIVSLPMGPYVEEGDQVKVVEAVSVAVLDS; encoded by the coding sequence ATGACAGACATTCCTTTTGTTGACCTCAAAACGCAACAGGATCGTATCCGTCCACAGATCGACGCTGCAATCAAGCGGGTGCTGGACCACGGACAGTACATCATGGGGCCGGAGGTTTTTGAACTGGAAGAGAAGCTTGCTTCTTTCACCGGTGCAAAACATTGCATTAGTTGCGCCAGCGGAACCGACGCCTTGCTGATGGCATTAATGTCCCTGGGCATCGGCCCCGGAGATGAAGTGATCACAAGTCCCTTCACTTTTGTCGCCACCGGCGAGGTGATATCCTTGGTGGGCGCGACCCCGGTCTTTGTCGATATCGACCCGCGTACATTCAACATTGACCCCAGCAAAATTGCGGCTGTCATCACCGAAAATACTCGCGCCATCATCCCGGTGAGTTTGTTTGGCTTGCCCGCAGATATGGATGCAATTGCCGAGGCCGTTGCTCCTCACCCGATCACAGTGATCGAAGACGCTGCCCAATCCTTCGGTGCAACCTACAAAGGCCGCAAAAGCTGCAACCTCAGCACCCTCGCCTGCACCAGCTTTTTCCCGGCCAAGCCGCTCGGATGCTATGGCGACGGTGGCGCGGTATTTACCAGCGATGATACCCTGGCCGAAACCCTGCGCTCCATCCGCATCCACGGCAAGGGGGGTGACAAATACGACAACGTCCGCATCGGCATCAACGGCCGCCTTGACACCCTCCAAGCCGCTATTTTACTCCCTAAGCTCGACATTTTCCCAGATGAAATTGGAGCACGCCAAAAAGCAGCTGCCACATACAAACAACTGCTTGCCGATTTAATCGATCAACGATCAACGATTAACAATCAACGGGTCTTAGCTCCTTTTATCCCTGACGATCACACTAGCGCCTGGGCGCAGTATTCAGTTCTGACGGCGAGCAAAGAAAAGCGTGACAATCTGCAGAAGCACCTGGCGAAAGCTGGCGTGCCGACGGCGGTTTATTATCCGAAACCTCTCCACTTGCAGACGGCTTATGCGGGCTTGGGGTACAAGGCGGGGAATTTTCCTGTGGCGGAAAATGTGGCGCAACGGATTGTGAGCTTGCCCATGGGGCCGTACGTTGAGGAAGGGGACCAGGTGAAGGTTGTAGAGGCTGTAAGTGTGGCAGTGCTTGATAGCTAG
- a CDS encoding lipopolysaccharide biosynthesis protein translates to MWQCLIARAREGVRRLLPKNKFARSVSVLVGGTTGAQALMVLASPLLTRLYTPEDFGLLAVYSGLLALFAVIASLRYELAIPLPESNTEAANVLVLSLLVVLLMTGISVLMVLLAGQQIAHALDTPKLAQFVWLLPIGVLLSGIYKVFNYWAVRTKAFGDIARTRISQTLATLAVQLFGYKLGGLALLFGQAGGQGMGSLRLARSAIKHQEFNTWSWGGVWLAAKRYKQFPLFSTWSGLFNAAGTQLPPLMFAALFSAGAAGLYALASRILRLPMTVLGGAIGQVYFSDLAKAKQSGGFSTQVEKAAEGLLKVSLPAAAAFMLLAPEIFGLVFGTDWRLAGDIARWMTPWILFQFISSPLSVVYFVLEKERLGFFFQVSMFLVRLSVVFLGYIYLDFMGTLIAFSLVSAFCYISYCYSIIFLSGAKFKSFSLVILTEVIKVGVALISAVLSFSYWGLYPALVVSILLLLVFYIPRFREFYIGHS, encoded by the coding sequence GTGTGGCAGTGCTTGATAGCTAGAGCTAGAGAGGGCGTCAGAAGGCTCCTGCCAAAAAATAAATTTGCGCGTTCGGTGAGTGTGTTGGTGGGAGGAACCACAGGTGCCCAAGCACTTATGGTGCTAGCTTCGCCACTGCTGACGCGTCTTTATACCCCGGAAGACTTTGGTTTACTGGCCGTTTATTCCGGTTTGTTGGCACTGTTTGCTGTTATTGCCAGTTTACGTTATGAGCTAGCGATTCCCCTGCCTGAAAGTAACACTGAAGCCGCTAATGTGCTTGTACTCAGCTTGTTGGTTGTGCTGCTGATGACAGGTATTTCCGTGTTGATGGTGTTGCTTGCTGGTCAACAAATAGCTCATGCGCTGGATACGCCTAAGCTGGCACAATTTGTTTGGCTACTGCCTATCGGCGTGTTGTTGTCCGGCATTTACAAGGTCTTCAACTACTGGGCAGTGCGCACGAAAGCCTTCGGCGATATCGCCAGGACTCGCATCAGCCAAACCTTGGCAACCTTGGCTGTTCAGCTTTTCGGTTATAAGCTGGGTGGTCTTGCACTGCTGTTTGGTCAAGCAGGTGGGCAGGGGATGGGTAGCCTACGACTAGCCAGGTCAGCTATAAAACATCAAGAATTTAACACTTGGTCTTGGGGTGGCGTCTGGCTAGCAGCCAAACGCTATAAACAGTTCCCGCTATTTTCTACTTGGTCGGGGTTGTTTAATGCTGCAGGTACACAGCTCCCGCCCCTCATGTTTGCTGCCTTGTTTAGTGCAGGTGCTGCAGGGCTTTATGCTTTGGCAAGTCGTATTCTTAGGTTGCCCATGACAGTTTTAGGTGGTGCAATCGGACAGGTGTATTTCTCTGATTTAGCAAAAGCAAAACAAAGCGGTGGTTTTTCTACTCAGGTAGAGAAGGCTGCCGAGGGTCTTCTAAAGGTTTCACTGCCAGCTGCCGCTGCTTTTATGTTATTGGCTCCAGAAATATTTGGATTGGTATTTGGCACTGACTGGCGATTGGCTGGTGATATTGCGCGATGGATGACACCCTGGATTCTTTTCCAGTTTATTAGTTCACCACTAAGTGTCGTTTACTTTGTTCTTGAAAAAGAAAGGCTTGGATTTTTTTTTCAAGTCAGTATGTTCTTAGTGAGACTATCCGTAGTATTTCTAGGCTACATCTATTTGGATTTTATGGGGACATTAATAGCTTTTTCGCTTGTTAGTGCGTTCTGCTACATTTCTTATTGTTATAGTATTATTTTTTTATCTGGGGCTAAATTTAAATCTTTTTCTTTAGTTATTTTAACCGAAGTAATTAAAGTAGGGGTTGCTTTAATATCTGCTGTACTGTCTTTCTCCTATTGGGGGCTTTATCCTGCGTTAGTGGTGTCGATTTTGTTGTTGCTGGTGTTTTATATCCCAAGATTTAGGGAATTTTATATCGGTCATTCGTAA
- a CDS encoding nucleotidyltransferase domain-containing protein, with product MKNANEELLKEMTSRLVAEFNPDQVILFGSQAWGAPTEDSDIDLFVVVPDSKERPLARMRRALACLEGMGVSKDVLVKTRREVERFRTVRASLESQVLEEGRILYERH from the coding sequence ATGAAAAACGCCAACGAAGAACTGCTTAAAGAAATGACCAGCCGGCTGGTTGCGGAATTCAACCCCGACCAAGTGATCCTTTTCGGTTCTCAAGCCTGGGGGGCACCTACCGAAGACAGTGATATAGATTTATTCGTTGTCGTTCCCGACAGTAAGGAGAGGCCCTTGGCGAGGATGCGCCGTGCTTTGGCCTGTCTTGAGGGTATGGGGGTTTCCAAAGATGTTCTAGTAAAAACGCGCCGTGAAGTGGAGAGGTTTCGCACTGTGCGCGCTTCCCTCGAAAGCCAGGTGTTGGAAGAAGGCCGAATTCTCTATGAACGCCATTAA
- a CDS encoding D-glucuronyl C5-epimerase family protein: protein MLYTKVYKDILKYLFSTNDFSQLSIGNGYPYPLDLGFTLEDESFYYHPQDKDGVPYRLYQSVGKQYNPTRIAAYALANFNCYALYNYDSCFEIFLKCADWFLGIEDARYEYHFDWSDLKAPWISSMAQGEAASVLIRAYKITGDEKYLKHAKLSLEPLFVRIGSGGVQSLLPDGSLFVEEYPSRNPTHVLNGFLYALIGLGEYAEITESKRHKDLFRQLSLSVCTNIDIWCHGRWSLYEDRIKAKGLNFCTPSYHNLQITQLKWLNARVNDPEIEKTINAWEKGLGNLWTRLFAFAGKAYFRLKNRAQR from the coding sequence GTGCTCTACACAAAAGTATATAAAGATATATTGAAATATCTTTTTTCAACAAACGACTTTTCTCAACTTAGTATTGGAAATGGTTATCCTTATCCGTTGGATTTGGGATTTACATTAGAAGATGAAAGCTTTTATTACCATCCTCAGGATAAAGATGGTGTGCCATATCGTTTATATCAATCTGTAGGTAAGCAATATAATCCAACCCGAATCGCAGCCTACGCGTTGGCCAACTTTAATTGTTATGCATTGTACAATTATGATAGCTGCTTCGAAATTTTCCTAAAATGCGCAGATTGGTTTTTAGGTATAGAGGATGCCCGTTATGAGTATCACTTTGATTGGTCTGATCTGAAAGCGCCTTGGATATCCAGTATGGCGCAAGGTGAGGCGGCTAGTGTCCTTATCAGAGCATATAAAATTACAGGGGATGAAAAGTATCTAAAACATGCAAAGCTCTCATTGGAGCCTCTCTTTGTTCGTATTGGATCTGGTGGTGTGCAGTCTCTTCTGCCTGATGGTTCACTCTTCGTAGAAGAGTATCCCTCCAGAAATCCAACTCATGTGCTGAATGGATTTCTATATGCCTTAATTGGGTTAGGTGAGTATGCTGAGATAACTGAGAGCAAACGACATAAAGACCTGTTTCGCCAACTATCTTTGTCTGTTTGTACAAACATAGATATTTGGTGTCATGGACGGTGGTCGTTATATGAAGATAGGATAAAAGCAAAGGGTCTCAATTTCTGTACGCCTTCCTATCACAACTTACAAATAACTCAGCTAAAGTGGCTGAATGCGCGGGTAAATGATCCTGAAATTGAAAAGACTATCAACGCTTGGGAGAAAGGCCTTGGGAACCTTTGGACACGCCTGTTTGCCTTTGCAGGGAAAGCCTATTTCCGTTTAAAAAATAGAGCGCAACGATGA